Proteins encoded in a region of the Candidatus Krumholzibacteriia bacterium genome:
- the cysS gene encoding cysteine--tRNA ligase, with the protein MTDTTTRPTLRVHDHFTGKKEDFAPLDPDRVTMYVCGMTVQGPPHMGHMLAFVAADLVRRTLQFLGWEVFHVQNFTDIDDKIIVRAAEMGMTAEELAQKNIDLFLEASDALNIQRAHLYPRVTEHVDDIIAYIQRLIDAGHAYAAGGSVWFDVRSYPEYGRLSRRNVDDMINAVRKDLDESKRDPLDFALWKAAKEGEPAWDSPWGPGRPGWHIECSVMSTKYLGETFDFHGGGRDLIFPHHENELAQSCSLGGEFVRYWMHNGLLTLDGQKMAKSTGHFFSVEDVLGAFDPDIVRYYLLRGHFRNQMEFSRERVEEAASAYDRMRRALLQLEELSADEELGSGIEPGITTSAGVDMEEAADRAEQAFVEGLCDDFNAEAAMAGLFELVRTVNPLIARLSPAELDAGPTRRVLAVLRGSLDAIGLFEDVRPEAAEVPPEILEMVRRRTKAREEKDFGLADSLRDEVHARGYVIEDGPDGARVRPAGSAAS; encoded by the coding sequence GTGACCGACACCACCACCCGGCCCACCCTGCGGGTCCACGACCACTTCACGGGCAAGAAGGAGGACTTCGCGCCCCTCGATCCCGACCGCGTGACCATGTACGTGTGCGGGATGACCGTGCAGGGACCGCCGCACATGGGCCACATGCTGGCCTTCGTGGCGGCCGATCTGGTGCGGCGGACCCTCCAGTTCCTGGGCTGGGAAGTCTTCCACGTCCAGAACTTCACCGACATCGACGACAAGATCATCGTGCGGGCCGCCGAGATGGGCATGACGGCCGAGGAACTCGCCCAGAAGAACATCGATCTGTTCCTGGAGGCCTCCGACGCGCTGAACATCCAGCGCGCGCACCTGTACCCGCGGGTGACCGAGCACGTCGACGACATCATCGCCTACATCCAGCGCCTGATCGACGCCGGCCACGCCTACGCCGCCGGCGGGAGCGTGTGGTTCGACGTGCGCAGCTATCCGGAGTACGGCCGCCTGAGCCGGCGCAACGTCGACGACATGATCAACGCCGTGCGCAAGGACCTGGACGAGAGCAAGCGCGATCCCCTGGACTTCGCCCTGTGGAAGGCGGCGAAGGAGGGCGAACCCGCCTGGGACAGTCCCTGGGGTCCGGGGCGCCCCGGGTGGCACATCGAGTGCTCGGTCATGAGCACCAAGTACCTGGGCGAGACCTTCGACTTCCACGGCGGTGGGCGCGACCTCATCTTCCCGCACCACGAGAACGAGCTGGCCCAGAGCTGCTCGCTGGGTGGGGAGTTCGTGCGCTACTGGATGCACAACGGGCTGCTGACCCTCGACGGGCAGAAGATGGCCAAGAGCACGGGGCACTTCTTCTCGGTCGAGGACGTCCTCGGTGCCTTCGATCCCGACATCGTGCGCTACTACCTGCTGCGCGGTCACTTCCGCAACCAGATGGAGTTCAGCCGCGAGCGCGTGGAGGAGGCGGCGTCGGCCTACGACCGCATGCGGCGGGCGCTGTTGCAGCTCGAGGAGCTGAGTGCGGACGAGGAACTCGGATCGGGGATCGAGCCCGGGATCACGACGAGCGCCGGGGTCGACATGGAGGAGGCCGCCGACCGTGCCGAGCAGGCCTTCGTCGAGGGGTTGTGCGACGACTTCAACGCCGAGGCCGCGATGGCGGGTCTGTTCGAGCTCGTGCGCACGGTGAACCCGCTGATCGCCCGTCTCTCGCCCGCCGAGCTCGATGCCGGTCCGACCCGGCGCGTCCTCGCGGTGCTTCGCGGCAGTCTCGACGCCATCGGGTTGTTCGAGGACGTGCGGCCGGAGGCCGCGGAGGTCCCGCCCGAGATCCTCGAAATGGTCCGTCGAAGGACTAAAGCCCGCGAGGAGAAGGATTTCGGACTGGCGGACTCGCTGCGCGACGAGGTGCAC